Proteins encoded together in one Candidatus Lariskella endosymbiont of Epinotia ramella window:
- the tyrS gene encoding tyrosine--tRNA ligase, translated as MKSEILRILQTRGFLYQNTNIQDLDNLTHNSEVVLYCGFDCTAKSLHVGNLVNIMILRWFQKLGHTPIVLVGGATTMIGDPSGKSDARTMLSYETIQENKESISTVFERFINFDKAHFVDNNDWLCEIKYLEFLRDYGRHFSVNKMLTFESVKSRLDAEQSLSFLEFNYMLLQAYDFLELYKRFGCRLQVGGSDQWGNIVNGVWLAHKVIDKELFGLTCPLITMASGAKMGKSASGAVWLNSSMKSPYDYWQFWRNTEDTDVIRFLRLFTELDEQEIERLSKLKGAEINDAKIILANEATKLCHGEEASEKAFNTASKAFERSSELSIDDLPKINISKQDIESGIKFLQLFVMTGLAESNSAAKKLIIGGGAKYNNKVIQDPSQQVSIVDFLNGKIVLLAGKKRYAIAVYTESL; from the coding sequence ATGAAATCTGAAATACTAAGAATTTTGCAAACTCGCGGTTTCTTGTACCAAAATACAAATATACAAGATCTAGACAATTTGACACATAACTCAGAAGTTGTGCTTTATTGCGGATTCGATTGTACAGCAAAATCCTTGCACGTTGGAAATCTTGTGAACATTATGATTCTCAGATGGTTTCAAAAACTAGGGCATACTCCAATAGTGCTAGTTGGAGGCGCAACAACCATGATAGGGGATCCATCTGGTAAAAGTGATGCAAGGACTATGCTCTCATATGAGACTATTCAGGAAAATAAAGAATCAATTTCCACTGTATTTGAGCGCTTCATAAACTTTGATAAAGCTCATTTTGTAGACAACAATGATTGGCTTTGTGAGATTAAATATTTAGAATTTCTACGTGATTATGGTAGGCATTTTTCAGTAAATAAAATGCTTACCTTTGAAAGCGTTAAATCACGCTTAGATGCAGAACAAAGCCTCAGCTTTTTAGAATTTAACTATATGCTTTTGCAAGCATATGATTTTTTAGAGCTATATAAAAGATTTGGCTGTAGGTTACAAGTAGGTGGTTCAGACCAATGGGGAAATATAGTAAATGGCGTCTGGCTTGCGCACAAGGTAATAGATAAGGAACTATTTGGTCTTACTTGTCCTTTAATTACAATGGCATCAGGCGCTAAAATGGGGAAAAGCGCAAGCGGTGCAGTTTGGCTGAACTCTAGCATGAAGTCTCCATATGATTATTGGCAATTCTGGCGCAATACCGAAGACACTGATGTTATAAGATTTTTAAGGCTTTTTACAGAATTAGACGAACAAGAGATCGAGAGGTTATCAAAGCTCAAAGGCGCAGAAATTAATGATGCAAAAATTATCCTTGCAAATGAAGCAACAAAGCTTTGTCATGGAGAAGAAGCATCAGAAAAGGCCTTTAATACTGCAAGCAAAGCTTTTGAGCGTAGTTCTGAGCTATCAATCGATGATCTTCCAAAGATTAATATCTCAAAACAAGATATAGAATCTGGAATAAAGTTTCTTCAGCTTTTTGTCATGACTGGACTTGCAGAATCTAATAGTGCAGCAAAGAAACTTATTATAGGTGGCGGCGCAAAGTATAATAATAAAGTAATACAAGATCCAAGTCAGCAAGTTAGTATAGTTGATTTTCTTAATGGGAAGATAGTGCTTCTCGCAGGAAAAAAACGCTATGCGATTGCAGTTTATACAGAGTCTCTCTAG
- a CDS encoding demethoxyubiquinone hydroxylase family protein, translated as MQNSMQNAAKKRQVHISKAEYDSMVRVNHAGEYGAKRIYEGQMHALKHSKCYDEIRHMYEQELIHLAYFENLAKQKRVRPTFLSPAWHFLGFALGKISGLLGDKYAMACTAAVEEVIDDHYYKQQKLLSKVPGEEKLLQKITQFRNEEIEHKSRGLEYVHSTAQSNSVGVNIFMFGVKTATKIAISLSKRV; from the coding sequence ATGCAAAACTCTATGCAAAATGCAGCAAAGAAGAGGCAAGTCCATATCTCAAAAGCAGAGTATGATAGTATGGTAAGAGTAAATCATGCTGGAGAATATGGCGCAAAACGTATATACGAAGGACAAATGCATGCATTAAAACACTCTAAATGTTATGATGAAATACGTCATATGTATGAACAAGAACTTATACACCTGGCTTATTTTGAGAATCTTGCAAAACAAAAACGAGTAAGGCCAACTTTTCTTTCTCCAGCTTGGCATTTTTTAGGTTTTGCACTTGGAAAAATCTCTGGACTTCTAGGAGATAAATATGCGATGGCATGTACTGCAGCTGTCGAAGAAGTTATAGATGATCACTACTATAAACAGCAGAAGTTACTATCCAAAGTTCCTGGTGAAGAGAAATTGTTGCAGAAAATAACACAATTTCGTAATGAAGAAATAGAACATAAGAGCAGAGGGCTTGAATATGTTCATTCGACTGCACAATCCAATTCTGTTGGAGTGAATATTTTTATGTTTGGCGTAAAAACTGCTACTAAAATTGCTATATCGCTTTCAAAGAGAGTATGA
- a CDS encoding division plane positioning ATPase MipZ yields MAKVIVFGNEKGGSGKTTSAMHTAVTLLKMGYNVAALDLDIRQKSLSTYIENRATTVKSNNLTLAMPICIKLEISDLTYDEIISGMISIYDTACDFIIIDTPGSDTELSRAAHSYADIIVTPINDSFVDIDLLGRCEPSALNVVKPGVYSAMVWEQKIKRAARDKKEVDWVVVRNRISSLDTNNKKNIEVAIGKLSKKFGFRVVRGFGDRVIFKELFLSGLTLHDIGITDKIKLTHSVIAARQELREFVAALAIENRLLDNATC; encoded by the coding sequence ATGGCTAAAGTCATTGTGTTTGGGAATGAAAAGGGTGGATCAGGCAAGACTACGTCAGCTATGCATACAGCAGTGACGTTGCTTAAGATGGGATATAATGTAGCTGCGCTTGATTTAGATATCAGACAAAAATCTCTATCTACATACATAGAAAATAGAGCAACTACGGTAAAAAGCAATAATCTTACACTTGCAATGCCTATATGTATAAAGCTTGAGATATCAGATTTGACATATGATGAAATTATCTCTGGTATGATATCAATATATGACACAGCTTGCGACTTTATCATCATAGATACTCCAGGAAGTGATACAGAACTAAGCAGAGCTGCACACTCTTACGCTGATATTATAGTGACTCCTATCAATGATAGTTTTGTAGATATTGATTTACTTGGAAGATGTGAGCCAAGTGCACTAAATGTAGTAAAGCCTGGAGTATATAGTGCTATGGTATGGGAGCAAAAAATAAAGCGTGCAGCTAGGGATAAAAAAGAAGTAGACTGGGTTGTAGTGAGAAATAGAATTTCGTCACTTGATACAAATAACAAAAAAAATATAGAAGTTGCTATCGGAAAGTTATCAAAGAAGTTTGGTTTTAGAGTAGTGCGAGGTTTTGGAGATAGAGTAATCTTTAAAGAACTTTTCCTAAGTGGGCTTACTTTACATGATATAGGTATTACAGATAAAATAAAGCTTACGCATTCAGTTATAGCTGCAAGGCAGGAGCTAAGGGAGTTTGTAGCTGCACTTGCCATAGAAAATCGACTTCTTGATAATGCTACGTGTTAA
- the hisS gene encoding histidine--tRNA ligase, translated as MSEKNLQSIRGTQDIFGKNLEIMNQVIDVARCKARIFGYQEIITPIFENSNVFFRTLGDTSDIVSKETYTFLDRDKTSITLRPELTAPIVRAAISNHLLQDLPLKLFSAGPLFRHERPQKARYRQFNQVSYEFFGSDSIASDVETIAMADSIIEALGICDTTELNINSMGDIESRKKYELAIKDYLGCYKTSLSHESKIRLERNPLRILDSKDKTDQEILNGVPKIIDFLSKEVRSKYERLLSYLNDIGIKYKQNHKLVRGLDYYTGVVFEIITDKLGSQGTVIAGGRYDELVSAMGGSCVPAIGFALGVERLAALLETRVVIANKKLGIPIIPIGEDAEEYSIKLIHSLRSFELPVYIDYGLSLKKRMQKANKRGADFVIIFGDSELIEKNCIVKNMTTGIEQIVKFENLPSYLEGLKV; from the coding sequence ATGAGCGAAAAAAATTTGCAATCTATTAGAGGAACGCAAGATATATTTGGGAAAAATCTTGAGATAATGAACCAGGTTATCGACGTTGCACGATGCAAAGCCCGCATTTTTGGATATCAAGAGATTATTACGCCCATCTTCGAAAATTCAAACGTGTTTTTCAGAACGCTCGGAGATACATCTGATATAGTATCAAAAGAAACCTACACTTTTCTTGACAGAGATAAAACAAGTATAACGCTAAGGCCAGAATTAACAGCTCCAATAGTGAGAGCTGCAATATCGAATCACTTATTGCAAGATTTGCCACTTAAATTATTTTCGGCAGGTCCACTCTTCAGACATGAAAGACCTCAAAAAGCAAGATATAGGCAATTTAATCAAGTCAGTTACGAATTTTTTGGCTCAGATTCCATAGCTTCAGACGTTGAGACAATAGCTATGGCCGATTCTATAATCGAAGCACTTGGAATTTGCGACACAACAGAGCTAAACATCAATTCTATGGGAGATATAGAATCCAGAAAAAAGTATGAACTTGCTATCAAGGATTATTTGGGATGTTATAAAACCAGCCTATCACATGAAAGTAAAATACGTCTTGAGCGAAATCCGCTAAGAATTTTGGATAGCAAAGATAAGACTGATCAGGAGATATTAAATGGAGTGCCAAAAATAATTGATTTTTTATCAAAAGAGGTTAGAAGTAAATACGAGCGTTTGCTATCATATCTAAATGATATCGGAATAAAATATAAGCAAAACCACAAGCTTGTTAGGGGATTAGATTACTACACTGGAGTAGTTTTTGAGATCATAACAGATAAATTAGGTAGTCAGGGAACTGTCATTGCCGGCGGCAGATATGATGAATTAGTCAGTGCCATGGGCGGCTCTTGTGTTCCTGCAATTGGTTTTGCTCTTGGAGTTGAGAGACTTGCTGCGCTTCTGGAAACAAGAGTGGTTATAGCAAATAAGAAATTGGGAATCCCAATCATTCCTATTGGAGAAGATGCTGAAGAATATTCAATCAAGCTTATCCACTCACTGAGATCATTTGAGCTACCAGTTTATATAGATTATGGACTCAGCCTCAAGAAACGCATGCAAAAAGCGAATAAGAGAGGAGCAGATTTTGTTATTATTTTTGGCGATAGTGAACTTATAGAAAAAAACTGCATAGTAAAGAATATGACAACTGGTATTGAGCAGATAGTGAAATTTGAAAATTTGCCAAGTTATTTGGAGGGATTAAAGGTATAA
- the hemA gene encoding 5-aminolevulinate synthase, with translation MSSYVQIFREAVEKVKVEDRYRVFFELEHICGAFPVVYSPKLQRNVTVWCSNDYLGMSKHPVVVEAMVDAAKSAGAGAGGTRNISGTHSYIVELEEEIASLHRKEAALVFTSGYIANQSTLSVLAKIMPDCVIFSDSDNHASIIHGIKESRLQKHVFKHNDTGDLERLLALYPKERHKIIVFESVYSMSGTVSPLSTICDLAEKYNAMTYIDEVHSVGLYGEQGAGFCAELGLADRVDIIQGTLAKAFGVIGGYISGKFDMIDAIRSYAPGFIFTTTLPPSVAAAALASIRYLRREEHERNEHKSTIRSVKEALNSYGIPCILNDRHIIPVIVGNPAAAKSISIDLFDDYGIYVQHINFPTVPRGTERLRITPSQLHNENMIGALGEKLNKVLRKHNII, from the coding sequence ATGTCTAGTTATGTTCAGATCTTTCGCGAAGCCGTTGAAAAAGTAAAAGTGGAGGATAGGTATAGAGTTTTCTTTGAGCTTGAGCATATATGTGGAGCATTCCCTGTTGTATATAGTCCGAAACTCCAAAGGAATGTGACTGTTTGGTGTAGTAACGATTATCTTGGTATGAGCAAACATCCAGTTGTGGTGGAAGCTATGGTTGATGCTGCTAAATCAGCAGGAGCAGGAGCGGGTGGGACACGAAATATTTCCGGTACGCATAGTTATATAGTGGAGCTTGAAGAGGAGATTGCTTCCCTTCATAGAAAGGAAGCTGCACTTGTATTTACATCTGGATATATAGCAAATCAATCTACTCTTTCTGTGCTTGCAAAGATAATGCCAGATTGTGTGATTTTTTCAGATAGTGACAATCACGCTTCTATCATACATGGTATAAAGGAAAGTAGGCTCCAAAAACATGTCTTTAAACACAATGACACAGGTGATCTTGAAAGACTCCTTGCACTTTACCCGAAAGAAAGACATAAAATAATAGTTTTTGAATCAGTATACTCTATGAGTGGTACTGTTTCTCCGCTATCTACCATATGTGATCTTGCAGAAAAATATAATGCTATGACTTATATAGATGAGGTGCATTCTGTAGGTCTTTACGGTGAGCAGGGCGCTGGCTTTTGTGCTGAACTCGGTCTTGCAGATAGGGTAGATATAATACAAGGAACTTTAGCTAAAGCGTTTGGTGTCATCGGAGGATATATATCAGGAAAATTTGATATGATCGATGCTATTAGGAGTTATGCGCCTGGTTTTATATTTACCACTACTCTTCCGCCTTCAGTTGCCGCAGCTGCTCTTGCAAGTATAAGGTATTTAAGAAGAGAGGAACATGAACGCAACGAACATAAAAGCACTATTAGGAGTGTGAAAGAAGCTCTTAATTCTTATGGCATTCCTTGTATTCTAAATGATAGGCATATTATTCCTGTTATAGTTGGAAATCCTGCAGCAGCGAAGTCTATCTCTATAGATCTTTTTGATGACTATGGGATATATGTTCAGCATATCAATTTTCCAACAGTTCCACGTGGCACTGAGCGTCTCAGAATTACTCCATCACAACTGCACAATGAAAATATGATAGGTGCATTAGGAGAGAAGCTGAATAAAGTACTTCGCAAACATAATATCATTTAG
- a CDS encoding pitrilysin family protein: protein MTHKFESNANGLRVLTDHMTGIETVSISVLIKTGSRHEEKKYNGISHFLEHMAFKGTNTRTARQIAEEFDMIGGKFNAYTSREKTVYHAKVLKEDWQKALDIIADIIQNSTFDQKELDSERNVILQEIAQTNDAPDDIIFDYFQEVAFPKQPIGRSILGKESFIKSVTRDDFFRYVGERYGYRNTIISAAGSLDHDKFTEHAFSKFNNLSTQSIDVYEPAFYVGGDKRVKRDLEQVHLVIGFPGLSYVHPNYYDIQVLSMVVGGGMSSRLFQEIREKRGLAYHISAFNSSYSDCGIFGVYSATSEDKVNELLDATASELHDMVTSISEDEVQRAKAQLKASVLMAQESSMARAEKMASNYAVFGRFVPIYEIISKIDAVSTESLRSVMNKILIQDRKLTFSSIGNIDKVCAREEVATMFGFQA from the coding sequence ATGACACATAAGTTTGAATCTAATGCAAATGGCTTAAGAGTGTTGACTGATCACATGACTGGTATTGAAACTGTATCAATCAGTGTATTGATCAAAACTGGAAGTCGACATGAAGAAAAAAAGTATAACGGTATCTCACATTTCCTGGAGCATATGGCGTTTAAAGGTACTAATACTAGAACGGCACGTCAGATTGCAGAAGAGTTTGATATGATAGGCGGTAAGTTCAATGCCTATACTAGCCGCGAAAAAACAGTATATCATGCTAAGGTACTCAAAGAAGACTGGCAGAAAGCTTTAGACATAATTGCAGATATAATACAAAACTCTACGTTTGATCAAAAAGAGTTAGATAGCGAGCGAAATGTAATATTACAAGAAATAGCTCAGACTAATGACGCTCCTGATGATATAATCTTTGATTATTTTCAAGAAGTTGCATTTCCAAAGCAGCCTATTGGTAGATCAATTTTGGGAAAAGAAAGTTTTATAAAAAGTGTCACAAGAGATGACTTTTTCAGATATGTTGGTGAAAGATATGGATATAGGAATACCATAATATCAGCTGCTGGAAGTTTAGATCATGATAAATTTACTGAACATGCATTTAGCAAATTTAATAATCTTTCAACACAATCAATTGATGTATATGAACCTGCTTTCTATGTAGGTGGTGATAAAAGAGTAAAACGTGATCTTGAACAAGTACACTTAGTTATAGGTTTTCCTGGTCTCTCTTATGTGCATCCTAATTATTATGATATACAAGTGCTTTCCATGGTAGTTGGAGGAGGTATGTCTTCAAGGTTATTCCAAGAGATAAGGGAAAAAAGAGGACTTGCGTATCACATATCAGCGTTTAACTCAAGTTATTCTGATTGCGGTATTTTTGGTGTTTATTCTGCGACTAGTGAGGATAAGGTAAATGAGCTGCTTGATGCAACTGCTAGTGAGTTACATGATATGGTGACTAGCATATCAGAAGATGAGGTACAGAGAGCGAAAGCTCAGCTGAAAGCAAGCGTTCTGATGGCTCAAGAAAGTTCTATGGCTCGTGCAGAAAAAATGGCGAGCAACTATGCTGTATTTGGTCGTTTTGTGCCGATTTATGAAATTATCTCAAAAATTGATGCTGTTAGCACAGAGTCATTGCGTAGTGTTATGAATAAGATTCTTATACAAGATAGAAAACTCACTTTTTCTAGTATAGGCAATATTGATAAAGTATGTGCGAGAGAAGAAGTGGCTACTATGTTTGGCTTTCAAGCTTAA
- a CDS encoding IS256 family transposase: MKTEKNKKINEAIDLLIEGGADLKTVLKQDGLIKELTKSILERALQAEMSEHLGYNKYDRSETENCRNGHYNKNLITENGSIELNIPRDREGKFAPVIVSKNQTRIDGLDQKIISLYAKGMSLSDIKIQLQELYGAEVSESLISRVTDDVIDEVRIWQSRPLEPLYPIVYFDCLIVKVRQDKQIINKSVYVALGIDLQGRKDILGLWISENEGSKFWLSNFTELKNRGLKDILIACSDNLTGMSEAICASYPKTEHQLCIVHQIRNSLKYVSYKDRKLLASDLKLIYSSATEDEAHLALESFDKKWSKRYPHIAKSWYNNWENLVIFLQYPESIRKIIYTTNAIESLNSQLRKVTRNKRVFPNDDSVFKVLYLTIDYITKKWTMPISNWNEAMAHFIIKFDGRF; this comes from the coding sequence ATGAAGACAGAAAAGAATAAGAAAATAAATGAAGCGATAGATTTACTGATAGAAGGAGGAGCGGATTTAAAGACAGTACTGAAGCAGGATGGATTGATTAAGGAATTAACGAAGAGTATTTTGGAGAGAGCCTTGCAGGCAGAAATGTCTGAACACTTAGGTTATAACAAATATGATAGGTCTGAAACTGAGAATTGCAGGAATGGTCATTATAATAAGAATTTGATTACTGAGAATGGCAGTATCGAGTTAAATATTCCGCGAGATAGAGAAGGTAAATTTGCACCTGTAATTGTCTCCAAGAATCAAACAAGAATAGATGGTTTAGATCAAAAGATAATATCTCTGTATGCCAAGGGGATGAGTTTGTCTGATATCAAGATCCAATTACAAGAATTATATGGAGCAGAAGTTAGTGAGAGTTTAATTAGTAGGGTTACAGATGATGTAATTGATGAGGTTAGAATTTGGCAGAGTAGACCTCTTGAACCATTATATCCTATAGTATATTTTGATTGTTTAATAGTTAAGGTAAGGCAAGATAAACAGATAATTAATAAATCAGTATATGTTGCGCTGGGTATAGATTTACAGGGCCGGAAAGATATTTTAGGATTATGGATAAGTGAGAATGAAGGATCTAAATTCTGGCTTAGTAATTTTACTGAATTGAAGAATCGAGGATTAAAAGATATATTAATTGCCTGTAGTGATAACCTGACTGGTATGTCTGAAGCTATATGCGCAAGTTATCCCAAAACTGAGCATCAGCTTTGTATAGTACATCAAATTAGAAATAGCCTGAAGTATGTATCATATAAAGACAGAAAATTATTGGCATCAGATTTAAAGCTTATTTATAGCTCTGCTACTGAAGATGAAGCGCATCTTGCCCTAGAATCTTTTGATAAGAAATGGAGTAAACGATATCCACATATAGCAAAATCCTGGTATAATAATTGGGAGAATCTTGTAATATTTCTGCAATATCCAGAGAGTATCCGTAAGATAATTTACACTACAAATGCTATAGAATCGCTGAATAGTCAGTTGAGAAAAGTTACAAGAAATAAGCGTGTTTTCCCAAATGATGATTCGGTATTCAAGGTTTTATACCTAACGATTGATTATATTACCAAAAAATGGACCATGCCTATCTCTAACTGGAATGAAGCTATGGCTCATTTTATAATCAAATTTGATGGGAGATTTTAA
- a CDS encoding MBL fold metallo-hydrolase, which produces MLQVTVLGCGSSTGVPQVSCNCSVCSSADEKNKRLRSSILLNVNGKIIIIDTSPDFRQQALRYGIPKPDAVLYTHDHADHIGGADDIKTMVNDDETIPVFATELVAHTLKLKFRYLFEHVTRFYNKKMSINIFNHESFSAAGVSVTPILQTHGESVSHGFRIGNFMYSTDVNELSDDAFSSIEGVHTWIIGCIRYCKSPTHCNVEKALRWIDRVQPRHAIITHMGHEVEYNELASLLPKNVEPAYDGMILNLAN; this is translated from the coding sequence ATGTTACAAGTAACTGTGTTAGGATGTGGTTCTTCTACTGGTGTACCTCAGGTTTCCTGCAATTGTTCAGTATGCAGTTCTGCTGATGAGAAAAATAAAAGACTTCGTTCTTCAATTCTTCTAAATGTTAATGGAAAGATTATTATCATAGATACATCCCCAGATTTTCGACAACAAGCATTAAGGTATGGCATACCTAAACCAGATGCAGTACTATACACTCACGACCATGCGGATCACATAGGAGGAGCGGATGATATCAAAACTATGGTCAATGATGATGAGACTATACCAGTTTTTGCAACCGAATTAGTCGCTCACACTTTAAAATTGAAATTTCGTTACTTATTTGAACATGTTACTCGATTTTACAATAAGAAAATGTCTATTAATATATTCAATCATGAATCATTCTCAGCAGCAGGAGTAAGTGTTACTCCAATTTTGCAAACTCACGGCGAATCTGTCTCACATGGCTTTAGAATAGGGAATTTTATGTATTCTACAGACGTAAACGAACTTAGTGACGATGCTTTCTCATCTATTGAGGGAGTTCACACTTGGATAATAGGCTGCATAAGGTATTGTAAGTCGCCCACTCACTGCAATGTTGAGAAAGCTCTGCGCTGGATTGATAGAGTGCAGCCAAGACATGCTATAATAACTCACATGGGACATGAAGTTGAGTACAATGAACTTGCATCTTTATTGCCAAAAAATGTAGAACCTGCATATGACGGCATGATATTAAATTTGGCAAACTAA
- a CDS encoding 2,3,4,5-tetrahydropyridine-2,6-dicarboxylate N-succinyltransferase, translating into MIENNTAMQLKIEKAWDDRKLLKAAASQMQESVIAIEEAISGLDSGSLKVCELINGVWEINQWLKKAILLFFLIRENELMQQSLFSSAFDKIPLKFQNWGSNAFISSGIRAVPGSIVRYGAYIEQNTVLMPSFINIGARIGSSTMIDSFATVGSCVHVGSSCHISSSVVLGGVLEPLNTRPVIIEDNVFIGTGSIIAEGVLVEQDAVVGSGVSITSSTKIYNRETKEIFYGVIPRGSVVVSGIAPDSATMCAVIVKSVDAVTRSKVGINELLRA; encoded by the coding sequence ATGATTGAAAATAATACTGCAATGCAGTTAAAAATAGAAAAAGCTTGGGATGATAGAAAATTACTTAAAGCTGCTGCATCACAAATGCAAGAGTCTGTGATTGCGATAGAAGAGGCAATATCAGGACTTGATTCTGGCTCTCTAAAAGTTTGCGAACTAATAAATGGAGTTTGGGAGATAAATCAGTGGCTCAAGAAAGCTATACTGCTATTTTTTTTAATACGAGAGAATGAGTTGATGCAGCAAAGCTTATTTAGCAGTGCATTTGATAAGATACCACTAAAATTTCAAAACTGGGGCTCAAACGCATTTATTTCTTCTGGCATCAGAGCTGTACCAGGTTCAATTGTCAGATATGGTGCATACATAGAACAGAATACAGTGCTCATGCCGTCTTTTATTAATATAGGAGCTAGGATTGGTAGCAGCACAATGATAGATAGTTTTGCGACAGTTGGAAGCTGCGTGCATGTCGGAAGTAGCTGCCATATCTCATCTAGTGTAGTTCTGGGTGGCGTGCTTGAACCTTTAAATACAAGACCTGTAATAATAGAAGATAATGTTTTCATAGGCACAGGCAGCATTATTGCAGAAGGTGTTTTAGTTGAACAAGATGCGGTAGTTGGCTCCGGCGTCTCTATAACTTCTTCAACAAAAATATATAACAGAGAAACAAAAGAAATTTTTTACGGTGTAATCCCACGTGGATCAGTAGTTGTGTCTGGTATAGCGCCAGATTCTGCTACTATGTGCGCCGTTATAGTTAAATCAGTTGATGCTGTAACAAGGAGCAAGGTAGGAATAAATGAGCTGCTTCGCGCTTAA
- a CDS encoding RMD1 family protein: MLHIELDHLGFIAGDKQGGDVFVFSYGCVILWGLEQSAEEKFLEKISQFLRDPLSEYITDRCYYVVGSQNETYVDEENDTIMLESADAQIKLSFSYGFSQSVKLSAFENSVERTIHENNKIPEELVRTGKISLSRRELARKIGILFVERNFINLNSDILDTPDFFWRRPKYEPYYIMSMDFLDIKQRIEILNTRLDIIHELYEILSTKLHHIHSTRVELTIVALIFIEVVFLILKDLLHII; this comes from the coding sequence GTGCTGCACATTGAGCTCGATCATCTCGGTTTTATAGCTGGCGATAAGCAAGGTGGAGATGTCTTTGTCTTTAGCTATGGCTGCGTTATATTGTGGGGTCTAGAACAAAGCGCTGAAGAGAAATTTCTTGAAAAGATTTCACAATTTCTTCGTGATCCTCTTTCAGAATATATAACAGATAGGTGTTATTATGTTGTAGGCTCACAGAACGAGACATATGTTGATGAAGAAAACGACACCATTATGCTGGAAAGTGCAGACGCACAAATTAAGCTCTCCTTCTCTTATGGCTTTTCTCAATCAGTGAAGCTAAGTGCTTTCGAAAATTCAGTTGAGAGAACAATCCATGAAAATAATAAAATTCCTGAGGAATTAGTAAGAACTGGAAAAATATCTCTATCGCGAAGAGAGCTTGCCAGAAAAATAGGCATACTCTTTGTCGAGCGTAACTTTATTAATCTAAATAGCGACATACTTGATACTCCAGATTTCTTCTGGCGAAGACCAAAATATGAGCCGTACTACATCATGTCTATGGATTTTCTTGACATTAAGCAACGCATAGAAATCTTGAATACACGCCTTGATATAATACATGAGCTTTATGAGATATTATCCACTAAACTACATCATATACACTCAACAAGGGTGGAACTAACAATTGTTGCATTAATTTTTATAGAAGTGGTTTTTCTCATATTGAAAGACCTTTTGCATATAATTTAA
- the queC gene encoding 7-cyano-7-deazaguanine synthase QueC has translation MNNKKAVILASGGVDSSTLLKYAENLGYEIYVLSFNYGQRHNIELSFLSEFLKTIKVKEHKTAEIDLRIFGGSALTDNIKVPNYEDLTDSVPITYVPARNTIFLSYALSYAEVVRAQDIFIGIYSAGYVDYPDCKPEFVAKFNDFTKTAIKQDLRVSAVAPFINFTKTEIVKLGLDLGVDYGKTLSCYNPSVAGKACGKCSSCFFRLKAFAEAGAKDPALYQNVT, from the coding sequence ATGAATAATAAAAAAGCTGTAATTCTTGCAAGTGGAGGTGTAGATTCCTCAACGCTGTTAAAGTACGCAGAAAATCTGGGATATGAAATATATGTTTTGAGCTTTAATTATGGACAAAGGCATAATATAGAGCTAAGCTTTTTAAGTGAATTTCTAAAGACAATAAAAGTCAAAGAACATAAAACAGCAGAAATAGATTTAAGGATTTTTGGGGGCTCTGCGTTAACTGATAATATCAAAGTACCAAATTACGAAGACTTAACAGATAGTGTTCCAATTACATATGTACCAGCACGAAATACTATATTTTTATCTTATGCTTTGTCATATGCAGAAGTTGTAAGAGCACAGGATATATTTATAGGAATATATTCTGCTGGGTATGTCGATTATCCAGATTGCAAGCCAGAATTCGTGGCAAAATTTAATGACTTTACCAAAACTGCGATTAAACAAGATCTTCGTGTATCTGCAGTAGCGCCTTTTATAAATTTTACAAAAACAGAAATTGTGAAGCTTGGGTTAGATCTAGGAGTGGATTATGGAAAAACTTTAAGCTGTTATAACCCTTCCGTTGCAGGGAAAGCTTGTGGTAAGTGTTCTTCATGTTTTTTTAGATTGAAGGCTTTTGCAGAAGCTGGTGCAAAAGATCCTGCATTATATCAAAATGTTACCTAA